One part of the Acinetobacter sp. XS-4 genome encodes these proteins:
- a CDS encoding RidA family protein, with amino-acid sequence MSHSDIQKINSNEVMSAVTVFNKVVYLSGQVPKNTEQDVAGQTREILATIDELLALADTDKSRLLSAQLYLKNLSDFSTVNAIWVDWLKGCVAPSRATIQADLVNPNWLIEIAVTAAQK; translated from the coding sequence ATGTCACATTCAGATATACAAAAGATCAATAGCAATGAAGTCATGAGCGCTGTGACTGTTTTTAACAAAGTAGTTTATCTGTCAGGTCAAGTACCTAAAAATACTGAGCAAGACGTGGCAGGCCAAACTCGTGAAATTCTTGCAACGATTGATGAACTTTTGGCATTAGCCGATACCGATAAATCTCGCTTGCTCTCTGCACAGCTCTATTTAAAAAATCTTTCTGACTTTTCAACTGTAAATGCAATTTGGGTTGACTGGTTAAAAGGGTGTGTTGCTCCATCACGTGCCACAATTCAGGCCGATTTGGTCAACCCAAATTGGTTAATTGAAATTGCCGTGACGGCAGCACAAAAGTAA
- the alr gene encoding alanine racemase: MPRPITAVIHRQALQNNLAVVRKAMPNSKVFAVVKANAYGHGIERVYEAFKAADGFALLDLDEAKRIRALGWTGQILLLEGIFSPQDLFDCVQYQLSFTIHSEAQIEWVEKHPYPAQFDVCLKMNSGMNRLGFKPQHYVQAWERLNNLANVSKITHMMHFSDADGDRFGHQGIDYQITAFEEIIKDLPGERSVSNSAAILRYQDQLKSDYARSGIMLYGSSPDYPTHSIADWGLQPTMSLRSEIISVQHLEPNESVGYGSNFVAEQPMTIGIVACGYADGYQRISQTGTPVLVNSVRTRTIGRVSMDMLAVDLTGIESAKVGSEVVLWGQSSTGVVLPIDDVAVSSGTVGYELMCAVTARVQFINQV; this comes from the coding sequence ATGCCTCGTCCTATTACCGCAGTGATCCACCGTCAAGCCTTACAAAATAACTTGGCGGTGGTACGCAAGGCTATGCCAAACAGTAAGGTCTTTGCCGTTGTAAAAGCCAATGCTTATGGACACGGAATTGAACGTGTCTATGAAGCGTTTAAAGCAGCAGATGGCTTTGCCTTACTTGATCTTGATGAAGCAAAACGCATTCGTGCTTTAGGCTGGACAGGCCAAATTTTGTTGCTCGAAGGGATTTTCTCTCCTCAAGATTTATTTGATTGTGTGCAGTATCAACTCAGTTTCACTATTCATAGTGAAGCGCAAATCGAGTGGGTAGAAAAGCATCCTTATCCAGCCCAATTTGATGTTTGCTTAAAAATGAACAGTGGTATGAACCGTCTTGGTTTTAAACCACAGCACTATGTTCAGGCATGGGAACGTTTAAATAACTTGGCAAATGTGTCCAAGATTACGCACATGATGCATTTTTCAGATGCAGATGGTGATCGTTTTGGCCATCAAGGTATCGATTATCAAATCACTGCATTTGAAGAAATTATTAAAGATTTACCGGGTGAAAGGTCGGTAAGTAATAGCGCGGCAATTTTACGCTATCAAGACCAGCTCAAATCAGATTATGCACGTAGCGGCATCATGCTTTATGGCAGCTCGCCAGATTACCCGACGCATAGTATTGCGGACTGGGGCTTACAACCGACCATGAGCTTACGCAGTGAAATTATCTCCGTTCAGCATTTAGAGCCGAATGAAAGCGTAGGTTATGGATCAAACTTTGTCGCAGAGCAGCCCATGACGATTGGAATTGTCGCTTGCGGTTATGCCGATGGTTATCAACGTATTTCACAGACTGGCACTCCTGTTTTGGTGAACTCTGTACGCACTCGTACAATTGGTCGCGTTAGCATGGATATGCTGGCAGTCGATTTAACCGGCATTGAGAGTGCCAAAGTCGGCAGTGAAGTGGTGCTCTGGGGCCAATCAAGTACAGGTGTTGTTTTACCTATTGATGATGTCGCAGTTTCATCTGGTACGGTGGGTTATGAACTGATGTGTGCAGTCACCGCCCGTGTTCAATTTATTAATCAGGTATAA
- a CDS encoding D-amino acid dehydrogenase has product MRVIVLGSGVIGVASAYYLAQQGAEVTVLDRQAGPAEETSFGNAGQISPGYSTPWAAPGIPFKAVKWMFQHHAPLAINLDGSMWQLQWMAQMLKNCNPQSYAVNKERMMRVAEYSRDCLRELRKDTGINYENRAKGTLQLFRKEAQMEAVQRDISVLQECGVSYELLNGNELGRVEPALANTQDKLVGGLHLPNDETGDCYLFTNALAQIAKELGVNFQFNQNVEKLIVEGDEIKGVQVNGKVLTADRYVLAFGSYSRDFLKPLDLQLPVYPVKGYSLTIPIVDPAFAPQSTVLDETYKIAITRFDQRIRVGGMAELSGFNLGLNEDRRATLQMVTQDLFPGGDMAQASFWTGLRPMTPDSTPIIGATRFKNLFLNTGHGTLGWTMACGSGKLISDIVLNHKTEISTDGLSIQRYSHAHAA; this is encoded by the coding sequence ATGCGCGTAATTGTATTAGGTAGCGGCGTTATCGGAGTGGCAAGTGCCTATTATCTAGCTCAACAAGGAGCTGAGGTCACTGTTCTTGACCGTCAGGCAGGCCCTGCTGAAGAAACAAGCTTTGGCAATGCAGGTCAAATTTCGCCAGGGTATTCAACCCCTTGGGCAGCACCAGGAATTCCTTTTAAAGCTGTGAAGTGGATGTTCCAACACCATGCACCGCTTGCGATTAATTTAGATGGCAGCATGTGGCAGTTACAGTGGATGGCGCAAATGCTAAAAAACTGTAATCCACAAAGTTATGCTGTGAACAAAGAACGTATGATGCGTGTGGCTGAATATAGCCGTGATTGCTTACGTGAACTTAGAAAAGATACAGGCATTAATTACGAAAACCGTGCGAAGGGTACTTTGCAGCTATTTCGTAAAGAAGCACAAATGGAAGCGGTTCAACGCGACATTAGCGTGCTACAAGAATGTGGCGTGAGCTACGAATTATTAAATGGCAACGAACTTGGTCGTGTAGAACCAGCGTTGGCAAATACGCAAGATAAACTGGTTGGTGGTTTACATTTACCAAATGATGAAACAGGTGACTGTTATTTATTTACCAATGCTTTAGCTCAAATTGCCAAAGAGTTGGGTGTTAACTTCCAGTTCAACCAGAACGTAGAAAAATTGATTGTTGAAGGCGATGAAATTAAGGGTGTTCAGGTCAATGGTAAAGTTTTAACTGCTGACCGTTATGTTTTAGCGTTTGGTAGCTATTCACGTGATTTCTTGAAACCACTCGATCTACAGTTGCCTGTATATCCTGTGAAAGGTTATTCGTTAACGATTCCTATTGTTGACCCTGCTTTTGCTCCGCAATCTACGGTGCTTGATGAAACTTACAAAATTGCGATTACTCGTTTCGACCAACGTATTCGCGTAGGTGGAATGGCAGAGTTAAGCGGTTTCAATTTAGGTCTGAACGAAGACCGCCGTGCAACCTTGCAAATGGTGACTCAGGACTTGTTCCCGGGTGGTGATATGGCGCAGGCGTCTTTCTGGACTGGTCTACGTCCAATGACACCAGACAGTACCCCAATTATTGGTGCGACTCGCTTTAAAAATCTGTTCTTGAATACAGGTCACGGTACTTTAGGTTGGACCATGGCGTGTGGTTCAGGAAAATTAATTAGTGACATCGTATTGAATCATAAGACTGAAATCAGTACAGATGGTCTTTCAATTCAGCGTTATTCACACGCGCATGCTGCATAA
- a CDS encoding Lrp/AsnC ligand binding domain-containing protein: MRPLDRIDRMILDILQREGRIAISELASRVNLSTTPCSERVKRLERDGIIMGYYARLNPAYVDRNLLVFLEIKLSAKSGDVFDQVARDLVEIPEVLECHLISGEFDYLVKARLKEMSAYRRLLGDLLKKLPASASSHSYVVMEEVKETLYLDVSK, translated from the coding sequence ATGCGCCCCTTAGATCGTATAGATCGCATGATTCTGGATATTTTGCAGCGCGAAGGACGAATTGCGATTAGTGAATTGGCATCGAGAGTCAACCTATCGACAACTCCCTGTTCAGAGCGTGTAAAGCGTCTTGAACGCGATGGCATTATCATGGGTTATTACGCAAGGTTAAATCCAGCCTACGTAGACCGTAACCTGCTCGTCTTTTTAGAAATTAAGTTATCTGCCAAATCAGGCGATGTATTTGATCAGGTTGCTAGAGACTTAGTTGAGATTCCTGAAGTCCTCGAATGTCACCTTATTTCAGGTGAGTTTGACTATCTTGTAAAAGCTCGCTTAAAAGAAATGAGCGCATACCGCCGCTTATTAGGAGATCTTTTAAAGAAACTCCCTGCTTCAGCATCATCACACAGTTATGTGGTCATGGAAGAAGTGAAAGAAACTCTATATCTAGATGTAAGCAAGTAA
- a CDS encoding heparan-alpha-glucosaminide N-acetyltransferase domain-containing protein, with the protein MSLEKNIERLQSIDALRGLVILIMLLDHVRETFYLHRQVIDPMDVTVTEPALFGSRLLAHICAPIFVLLTGISAFLFQSKKQDLQQTRAFLLKRGLFLIALELTLVNFAWTATFPPEVIYLQVIWAIGISMVVLACCVSLPLPVIVSAGLIIVFGHNLLDSVHFSQGTLQNIWFVLHERGWIEFAGIKLRTSYPVLPWIGVILLGYALGQFFSSKYSVKQRSRALLSLGLASIGLFVLLRFINIYGDQPWQHFESLQLTLMSFFNLTKYPPSLLFILLNVGIGLIVLVVFERMQQYSFLKPLVVFGSVPMFFYLLHLYVLKLIYVFALSVWGANYGNYLSVNHVWMLWLITIALSFTLYPAVKWFSKFKHQNKHISILKYF; encoded by the coding sequence ATGTCTTTAGAAAAAAATATTGAGCGTTTACAGTCGATTGATGCCTTACGTGGTTTGGTCATCCTCATTATGTTACTCGACCATGTGAGAGAAACTTTCTATTTGCATAGGCAGGTTATAGACCCAATGGATGTAACAGTAACTGAACCTGCCTTATTTGGTAGTCGGTTATTGGCACATATTTGTGCGCCGATTTTTGTACTTTTAACTGGAATTTCAGCTTTTTTATTTCAATCAAAAAAACAGGATTTACAGCAAACTCGAGCTTTTTTATTAAAACGTGGCTTATTTTTGATTGCATTAGAGCTCACGCTTGTGAACTTTGCGTGGACAGCAACCTTTCCACCTGAAGTCATTTATTTACAGGTGATATGGGCGATTGGTATTAGCATGGTGGTGTTGGCTTGCTGCGTGAGTTTACCCTTACCTGTGATCGTTAGTGCAGGCCTAATCATTGTTTTTGGGCATAATTTGTTAGATTCAGTGCACTTCTCACAAGGCACACTACAAAATATATGGTTCGTTTTACATGAACGTGGTTGGATCGAGTTTGCAGGGATCAAGCTTCGCACAAGCTATCCTGTTTTGCCTTGGATCGGGGTGATTTTACTGGGCTATGCCTTAGGTCAGTTCTTTAGTTCAAAATATTCAGTAAAGCAAAGAAGCCGCGCTTTACTCAGCCTTGGTTTAGCAAGTATTGGGTTGTTTGTTTTACTACGGTTTATCAATATTTATGGCGACCAGCCTTGGCAACATTTTGAGTCATTACAACTGACATTAATGAGCTTTTTTAACCTCACTAAGTATCCACCATCTTTATTATTTATTTTACTGAATGTTGGAATTGGTTTGATTGTGTTGGTTGTTTTTGAACGAATGCAGCAATACTCGTTTTTAAAACCATTGGTGGTGTTTGGTTCAGTGCCTATGTTCTTTTATTTATTGCACTTATATGTTTTGAAACTGATATATGTATTTGCGCTAAGTGTGTGGGGAGCTAACTATGGAAATTATTTGTCGGTCAACCATGTGTGGATGTTGTGGTTAATTACGATTGCGCTGTCTTTTACACTCTATCCAGCGGTTAAATGGTTCTCGAAATTCAAACATCAAAATAAACATATTTCGATTTTAAAATATTTTTAA
- a CDS encoding TonB-dependent siderophore receptor, whose protein sequence is MQHKLGLLSSLGLSFISTLTWGEETSTVLETIRIQAESSQEDVSQNSSATKFSHDVLDVPFNRAFVSKQTIEQQDVQRIDDALTLVSGVFHQNNYGGGFWDNYSFRGFSGDPNLGAAMIRNGLSVNRGISAPKDIVNIDSLEFLKGPMAALYGRGETGGLLNLNSKKPQWESESEVNLRANTQEQYRISLEHTAPINDELAYRLAVAHEDNQSFRDHVSSERWFFSPQLTWKISDQTQLDFDSEFTEHQGTFDRGVSTVNHQFVMDPKTFTGEPDDGEMKVKDYFYQLRLSHEFSPDWKLNSAVSYKDAQMVGFSTEPRRIQAEGRTLERQRRYRDYQSEDVLAQTELLGKFDTSWARHEILLSTELGQLNYQQYQLRRNHSSDTPNTIDIYQPEYGKYLPNLAPFTNTKERQRYFALNIQDQIFLNDQWSMLFGNRFDQVEQDFKNHLTQTENSQTLHQNSPRFGVNFKASDQWAFYTNYGRSFAMNSGMNRNGQTFAPEKGESYEVGTKYKMNDQSVLSLALFKMKKQNVLTTDPIDSNFQTAAGEVSSQGFEFDLNSQINDRWLVNANYSYTDAQIEKDQDLAKGARLSNVPKHQGSVSTNYEFLQEGARKAGVGANLTYVGERSGHNLDNGFNLPSYTLVNLNGYYAPSDRLRYQLNVNNLFDKTYYVSSYSDLWIQPGEPLNASISAQWKF, encoded by the coding sequence ATGCAACACAAATTAGGATTGTTGTCTTCGTTAGGATTATCGTTTATATCGACACTCACTTGGGGAGAAGAAACGTCAACGGTACTTGAGACCATACGTATTCAAGCTGAAAGTTCTCAAGAAGATGTGAGCCAAAATAGCTCGGCGACTAAATTTTCTCACGATGTTTTGGATGTGCCGTTCAATCGTGCTTTTGTTTCTAAGCAAACAATAGAACAACAAGACGTGCAGCGGATTGATGATGCATTGACTTTAGTCAGTGGCGTTTTTCATCAAAATAATTATGGCGGCGGCTTTTGGGATAATTACTCTTTCCGAGGTTTTAGTGGTGACCCAAATTTAGGAGCAGCCATGATTCGAAACGGTTTGAGTGTAAACCGAGGGATTAGTGCTCCTAAAGACATTGTAAATATTGACTCTTTAGAATTTTTAAAAGGGCCAATGGCTGCGCTATATGGCCGTGGGGAAACAGGAGGTTTGCTCAATCTCAACAGTAAAAAACCACAGTGGGAAAGCGAAAGTGAAGTTAACTTACGTGCCAATACCCAAGAACAATATCGAATAAGTCTGGAACACACCGCGCCGATTAACGATGAACTGGCCTATCGGTTAGCGGTTGCCCACGAAGATAATCAAAGCTTCCGTGATCATGTCAGCAGTGAACGCTGGTTCTTTTCACCACAGCTCACATGGAAAATTTCAGACCAAACACAACTCGACTTTGACAGTGAATTTACTGAACACCAAGGAACCTTTGACCGTGGTGTGAGCACAGTCAATCACCAGTTTGTGATGGATCCGAAAACATTTACGGGAGAACCTGATGACGGCGAGATGAAAGTAAAAGATTACTTTTACCAGTTACGTCTTAGTCACGAGTTTAGCCCTGACTGGAAGCTAAATAGTGCGGTTAGCTATAAAGACGCCCAAATGGTCGGCTTTTCAACAGAACCACGACGCATACAAGCCGAGGGTCGTACTTTAGAACGCCAACGCCGCTATCGTGATTATCAAAGTGAAGATGTGCTGGCTCAGACGGAATTACTTGGTAAGTTTGATACGTCCTGGGCGCGCCATGAAATTTTACTTTCAACCGAGCTTGGTCAACTCAACTATCAACAATATCAACTGCGACGCAACCACAGCTCAGACACTCCAAATACTATTGATATTTACCAACCAGAATATGGTAAATATTTACCGAACTTAGCTCCTTTTACCAATACTAAAGAGCGCCAGCGTTATTTTGCACTCAATATTCAAGACCAGATCTTTTTAAATGATCAGTGGAGTATGTTATTTGGTAACCGTTTTGATCAGGTCGAGCAAGACTTTAAAAATCACCTGACTCAGACTGAAAATAGCCAGACACTTCATCAAAATAGTCCACGTTTCGGAGTAAATTTTAAAGCTTCTGACCAATGGGCGTTTTATACAAACTATGGTCGCTCATTTGCAATGAATAGTGGTATGAACCGAAATGGACAAACCTTCGCTCCTGAAAAAGGCGAAAGCTACGAGGTCGGCACCAAATATAAAATGAATGACCAAAGTGTGCTGAGTCTTGCTTTGTTTAAAATGAAAAAACAGAATGTACTGACAACCGATCCAATTGACAGTAACTTTCAAACCGCGGCAGGCGAAGTCAGCAGCCAAGGGTTTGAATTTGATTTAAATAGTCAGATCAATGACCGCTGGTTGGTTAATGCCAATTATAGTTATACCGATGCTCAAATTGAAAAAGACCAAGACCTTGCCAAAGGTGCACGTCTGAGCAATGTACCCAAACATCAAGGTTCAGTAAGCACCAATTATGAATTTCTACAAGAAGGTGCAAGAAAAGCAGGTGTAGGAGCTAACCTTACCTATGTTGGCGAGCGCAGTGGTCATAACCTTGATAATGGCTTTAATTTACCAAGCTATACACTGGTCAATTTAAATGGTTACTATGCCCCATCTGATCGTTTACGCTATCAACTTAATGTGAATAATTTGTTTGATAAAACCTACTACGTCTCAAGCTATAGCGATTTGTGGATTCAACCAGGTGAGCCGCTCAATGCTTCAATTTCAGCACAGTGGAAATTTTGA
- a CDS encoding nuclear transport factor 2 family protein — MNLSQKQIAVRFLELAAAGEVDEAYSNYTAPNFKHHNPYYAGDATSLKEGMRESAAETPNKVFDVQHVIEDGDLVAVHSKLEMQMNGLTTLAVVHICRFENGKIAEFWDVGQVQPNPIVNENGMF, encoded by the coding sequence ATGAACTTATCTCAAAAACAAATTGCTGTACGGTTTTTAGAGCTTGCCGCTGCTGGCGAGGTCGATGAAGCTTATAGCAATTATACTGCTCCAAACTTTAAGCATCACAATCCTTATTATGCGGGTGATGCGACCTCTTTGAAGGAAGGGATGCGTGAAAGCGCGGCTGAAACTCCAAACAAAGTCTTTGACGTTCAACATGTGATTGAAGATGGTGATTTGGTCGCTGTGCATTCTAAACTTGAAATGCAAATGAATGGGTTAACCACCTTGGCAGTAGTTCATATTTGTCGTTTTGAAAATGGAAAAATTGCTGAGTTTTGGGATGTCGGTCAAGTACAGCCCAACCCAATCGTCAATGAAAATGGTATGTTCTAG
- a CDS encoding ribonuclease E inhibitor RraB gives MTRDYEQFPDDDNGNVLWQMAEDGDDLTDLHEIEFSIAFQDQKNAEQCALYLLYQEQKVSLFQDDSVEPNEWVITVFVNMEPEYSDIVDLEQWFTSIAEKFQGEYDGWGCMAYVFDEDDEEDDLLQ, from the coding sequence ATGACTCGTGACTACGAACAATTTCCAGATGACGATAACGGCAATGTACTTTGGCAAATGGCTGAAGATGGGGATGATTTAACCGATTTACATGAAATTGAATTTTCTATTGCTTTTCAAGATCAGAAAAATGCAGAGCAATGTGCGCTCTATTTGCTTTACCAAGAACAAAAAGTTTCACTTTTCCAAGATGACTCTGTTGAGCCAAATGAATGGGTGATTACTGTCTTTGTCAACATGGAACCAGAGTATTCAGATATTGTTGACTTAGAGCAATGGTTTACCAGCATCGCTGAAAAATTTCAGGGCGAATATGATGGATGGGGCTGTATGGCCTATGTCTTTGATGAAGATGACGAAGAAGATGACCTGCTACAATAA
- a CDS encoding RluA family pseudouridine synthase, with protein sequence MPLNDNFVYAPPQDPLSILFEDDDLVVVDKPAGLLSVMGRLPEHHDSAYLRVLEKFPLAKVTHRLDMATSGLLMFAKHRDAEVAVSKMFQARTVKKHYIALVQGQVTEEGSVEVPLITDWENRPRQIVHFELGKHAKTLFQPLVYDAQTDQSRVLLEPVTGRSHQLRVHMMHIGHPIMGDKLYHPEPKRFHLNRMALHAAYLAFQHPLNGTNVVIESQIPF encoded by the coding sequence ATGCCTTTAAACGACAATTTTGTTTACGCTCCACCACAAGATCCACTTTCAATCCTCTTTGAAGATGACGATTTGGTTGTGGTTGATAAACCTGCAGGTTTGTTATCAGTAATGGGTCGTTTACCTGAACATCATGACAGCGCTTATTTACGCGTGTTGGAAAAGTTCCCTTTAGCTAAGGTTACCCATCGTTTAGATATGGCAACTTCAGGTCTACTCATGTTTGCCAAACATCGTGATGCAGAAGTTGCGGTAAGTAAAATGTTTCAGGCTAGAACAGTCAAAAAACATTATATTGCTTTGGTGCAAGGCCAAGTCACAGAAGAGGGTAGTGTTGAAGTTCCACTCATTACCGACTGGGAAAATCGCCCAAGACAAATTGTACATTTTGAACTAGGCAAACACGCTAAAACCTTGTTTCAGCCTTTGGTTTATGATGCTCAAACAGATCAAAGTCGTGTTTTACTGGAGCCAGTAACAGGGCGTTCGCATCAGCTACGTGTGCACATGATGCATATTGGACATCCGATTATGGGTGACAAGCTTTATCATCCTGAGCCTAAACGTTTTCATTTAAACCGAATGGCACTACACGCAGCATATTTGGCTTTCCAACATCCATTAAATGGAACGAATGTAGTGATTGAATCGCAGATACCTTTTTAA
- a CDS encoding DUF1003 domain-containing protein: MENKNHCRQCAVCGKSFPLKDLVSGEVIRNVISDEIIKDHPDWTYSSFICRADLADYRIKYVQSLLRSEKGELSNLENEVIGSMQRHELISRNTETDFDQKWTLGEKLADKIATFGGSWAFLICFALFLIGWIILNTVVMVVRPVDPYPFILLNLVLSCLAAIQAPIIMMSQNRQEAKDRLRSQHDYQINLKAELEIRHLHEKMDHLLSHQWERLAHIQEIQLDLLAEMNKKR; encoded by the coding sequence ATGGAAAATAAAAACCATTGTCGCCAATGCGCTGTTTGTGGAAAGAGTTTTCCTTTAAAAGATCTTGTGTCTGGTGAAGTCATTCGGAATGTCATTAGTGATGAAATTATAAAAGATCATCCAGACTGGACTTACTCAAGCTTTATTTGTCGCGCAGATCTGGCAGATTATCGAATTAAATATGTGCAGTCGCTATTACGCTCGGAGAAAGGCGAACTCTCTAATTTAGAAAATGAAGTGATTGGCAGTATGCAACGCCATGAGCTGATTAGCCGAAATACAGAAACAGATTTTGATCAAAAATGGACGCTTGGAGAAAAACTGGCAGATAAAATAGCCACTTTTGGGGGGAGTTGGGCATTTTTAATTTGTTTTGCTTTATTTTTAATAGGCTGGATAATTTTAAATACAGTTGTGATGGTAGTACGTCCAGTCGATCCGTATCCTTTTATTTTGCTTAATTTAGTTTTGTCATGCTTAGCTGCAATTCAGGCGCCGATTATTATGATGAGCCAAAATCGCCAAGAAGCCAAAGACCGCTTACGTTCTCAACATGACTATCAGATTAATTTAAAAGCGGAACTTGAGATTCGCCACCTGCATGAAAAAATGGACCATCTTTTGTCGCATCAGTGGGAAAGGCTTGCACATATTCAAGAAATCCAGCTCGATCTTTTAGCTGAAATGAATAAAAAACGATAA
- a CDS encoding DUF2867 domain-containing protein — protein MNKPYLSTLPYDSQISSQLKNAYFHDSWSIVLGQPDLNVFGQLIKLFHHTPQWIEWSMNLRNKITSKIGLKDLGSFKQIDSNKKENEYVAGDRIGIFTLLQRTENELVIGDDDKHLNVTLSIYKNENTQVLTVTTVVHIKNLLGRLYMVPVIPAHRKIVPATLQILG, from the coding sequence ATGAATAAGCCTTATCTTTCTACCTTGCCGTATGACAGCCAAATCTCATCTCAATTGAAAAATGCTTACTTCCACGACTCGTGGAGTATTGTGCTGGGTCAACCCGACCTGAATGTATTTGGGCAGCTCATCAAACTGTTCCATCACACTCCTCAATGGATAGAATGGAGTATGAACTTGCGTAATAAAATTACTTCAAAGATCGGGCTTAAAGATTTAGGAAGTTTTAAGCAGATTGATTCGAATAAAAAAGAAAATGAATATGTAGCTGGTGATCGGATTGGAATTTTTACCTTGCTACAACGTACCGAAAATGAGTTAGTCATTGGAGATGATGATAAGCATTTAAATGTGACTTTATCTATTTATAAAAATGAAAATACTCAAGTGCTTACAGTGACTACAGTGGTACATATTAAAAATTTGCTTGGGCGATTGTATATGGTACCTGTAATTCCTGCTCATCGAAAAATAGTGCCAGCGACTTTACAGATATTAGGTTAG
- a CDS encoding MFS transporter codes for MNIKSNGTSTQLTEKFSAQLPIWKLLAFTVAGFLTIMTETMPAGLLPQISQGLNISEAYAGQLIAVYALGSVLAAIPLISLTRSWNRRPLLLSAIAGLFLFNAITALSNDYILTLITRFIAGMAAGVIWGLLAGYVRRMVAASYQGRALAIAGVGQPIALSIGVPLGAWLGTLFEWRGVFWIMSLLALILFVWIRFSIPDFVGQPAHKKLPILKVLLMPGIRAVLAVVFLWILAHSILYTYISPFLASTGQLYKVETILFIFGISSIVGILITGMFIDRSLRKITLLSLFIFVIVTALLGFYSSSSFVVLVGVVLWGVTFGGAPTLLQTALANTAGHEADVAQSMLVTVFNLAIAFGGMVGGGLLESFGAAYFPWFMLVFALIALCTVYHAQKHGFISS; via the coding sequence ATGAATATTAAGAGTAATGGAACATCTACTCAGTTAACCGAAAAGTTTTCTGCTCAATTACCGATTTGGAAACTGTTGGCTTTTACAGTTGCAGGCTTTCTGACCATCATGACAGAAACCATGCCAGCTGGGCTTTTGCCCCAAATCAGTCAAGGGCTAAATATTTCAGAGGCTTATGCAGGGCAGCTTATAGCCGTATATGCCTTAGGTTCTGTTTTAGCGGCAATACCGCTTATTAGTCTCACCCGTAGTTGGAATCGGAGACCCTTATTACTCAGTGCTATTGCAGGTTTGTTTTTATTTAATGCGATTACTGCTTTATCAAATGATTATATTTTGACGTTAATTACTCGTTTTATTGCAGGTATGGCCGCGGGTGTTATATGGGGGCTTTTAGCGGGTTATGTAAGACGCATGGTGGCAGCATCGTATCAAGGACGAGCTTTAGCAATTGCTGGAGTTGGGCAGCCAATTGCTTTATCTATTGGTGTCCCTTTAGGTGCGTGGTTGGGAACGTTGTTTGAATGGCGTGGCGTATTTTGGATCATGTCTTTATTGGCATTGATTTTATTTGTCTGGATTCGTTTTAGTATTCCAGATTTTGTGGGCCAGCCAGCACACAAAAAGTTGCCCATTTTAAAAGTTCTTTTAATGCCGGGTATTAGAGCTGTTTTAGCAGTTGTCTTCCTTTGGATATTGGCTCATAGCATTCTCTATACTTATATTTCACCTTTCTTGGCCTCGACAGGGCAGCTATACAAAGTTGAGACTATCCTTTTTATATTCGGCATTTCTTCTATAGTCGGCATCTTGATTACGGGGATGTTTATTGATCGTTCATTAAGAAAAATAACGCTTTTAAGCTTATTTATCTTTGTAATCGTAACAGCGCTCTTAGGTTTTTATAGTTCTTCAAGTTTTGTCGTACTGGTGGGTGTAGTGTTATGGGGAGTAACTTTTGGTGGTGCTCCAACACTATTACAAACAGCATTAGCAAATACTGCGGGTCATGAAGCAGATGTAGCGCAGTCCATGTTAGTCACGGTATTTAACCTTGCTATCGCATTCGGTGGAATGGTGGGTGGTGGATTGCTTGAAAGTTTTGGGGCTGCCTATTTTCCATGGTTTATGCTGGTTTTTGCCCTGATCGCGTTATGTACTGTTTACCATGCCCAGAAACATGGTTTTATTTCTTCATAA